From Thermodesulfobacteriota bacterium, a single genomic window includes:
- the mltG gene encoding endolytic transglycosylase MltG yields MYGKSRILTGIIIALVLTVVSGWKYLDYYAVTPADPGADKQVVMVRPGLGINALSRVLEERRIIDSHLNFRVFFYLKHRYDRIKAGEYSLSAAMPPAEIIRKLVKGEVVLHRLTIPEGYTVRQIAKLVDQTGLADGESFLWLTADSKFLSGLGISADTAEGYLFPETYFFSKPITAEDIAAALVGRFQSVFSAEWKTRAQALGFSVHQIVTLASIIEKETADPAERPLISSVFHNRLKRGMRLESDPTVIYGISDFNGNITRKHLDAPTAYNTYQISGLPPGPIASPGRASLEAALYPAESAFLFFVATGQGGHFFSTSYADHSRAVRKYQLHQ; encoded by the coding sequence ATGTACGGTAAATCCAGAATACTGACCGGGATCATCATCGCGCTGGTCCTGACTGTTGTTTCCGGATGGAAATACCTGGATTATTACGCCGTTACCCCGGCCGATCCCGGCGCGGATAAACAGGTGGTCATGGTCCGGCCCGGCCTGGGGATCAACGCCCTGTCCCGGGTGCTGGAAGAACGCCGTATCATCGACAGCCACTTGAATTTCAGGGTTTTCTTTTATCTCAAGCACCGTTATGACCGCATCAAGGCCGGTGAATACAGCCTGTCCGCGGCCATGCCGCCGGCGGAAATCATCCGCAAGCTGGTCAAAGGCGAGGTGGTCCTTCACCGGTTGACCATTCCCGAGGGGTATACCGTCCGGCAGATCGCGAAACTGGTTGACCAGACCGGCCTGGCCGACGGCGAATCGTTCCTGTGGCTGACCGCTGATAGTAAATTCCTATCCGGGCTGGGGATTTCCGCCGATACCGCCGAAGGCTATCTGTTTCCGGAAACCTATTTTTTTTCAAAGCCGATAACGGCCGAAGACATCGCCGCCGCACTGGTCGGACGCTTTCAGTCCGTGTTTTCCGCGGAATGGAAAACACGGGCCCAAGCCCTCGGCTTTTCGGTGCATCAGATCGTCACCCTGGCCTCGATTATTGAAAAGGAAACGGCGGACCCCGCGGAACGGCCCCTGATCTCCTCGGTGTTTCATAACCGCCTGAAACGGGGCATGCGGCTGGAAAGCGACCCCACCGTGATCTACGGCATTTCGGATTTTAACGGCAATATCACCCGGAAGCACCTGGATGCCCCGACGGCCTACAATACCTATCAGATCAGCGGTCTGCCGCCCGGCCCCATTGCCAGCCCCGGCCGGGCCTCCCTTGAAGCCGCTTTATACCCGGCGGAATCGGCCTTTCTTTTCTTTGTTGCAACCGGCCAGGGCGGGCACTTTTTTTCCACCAGTTATGCCGACCACAGCCGGGCCGTCCGGAAATATCAGCTCCACCAATAG
- a CDS encoding XTP/dITP diphosphatase → MQPETVLVLATRNRGKTEELRSLLGATGITIKNLNDFGPTPEVVEDGATFDENAYKKSSFYSRILGLPAMADDSGLVVEALGGAPGVLSARYGGENATDEDRFRKLLAEMTGQTNRAAAFECVISIAVPTGAALTYEGRCQGVIADAPAGDGGFGYDPIFYYPPLKKTFAEMNAAEKNQISHRGRALAEVVAEMDKVKTWIRQNMPVFEKVACRDDD, encoded by the coding sequence ATGCAGCCGGAAACGGTTCTGGTGCTGGCCACCCGCAACCGGGGAAAAACCGAGGAGCTTCGGTCGCTGCTGGGTGCTACCGGCATTACCATAAAAAACCTGAATGATTTCGGACCAACGCCTGAAGTTGTCGAAGACGGCGCCACTTTCGACGAAAACGCCTACAAGAAATCGAGCTTTTATTCCCGCATTCTGGGGCTGCCGGCCATGGCCGACGATTCCGGGCTGGTGGTCGAAGCCCTGGGAGGCGCGCCCGGGGTCCTGTCCGCCCGGTACGGCGGCGAAAATGCCACCGACGAAGACCGCTTCCGCAAGCTCCTGGCTGAAATGACGGGCCAAACCAACCGGGCCGCGGCTTTTGAGTGCGTGATTTCCATCGCGGTTCCCACCGGCGCCGCCCTGACCTACGAGGGCCGCTGCCAGGGAGTGATTGCCGATGCCCCGGCCGGAGACGGGGGCTTTGGCTATGATCCGATCTTCTACTACCCCCCTCTTAAAAAAACTTTTGCCGAGATGAACGCGGCGGAAAAAAATCAGATCAGCCACCGGGGCCGTGCCCTGGCCGAAGTGGTGGCGGAGATGGACAAAGTAAAAACCTGGATCCGGCAGAATATGCCGGTTTTTGAAAAAGTGGCATGCAGAGATGACGATTGA
- a CDS encoding nitroreductase family protein, with translation MTIEELIIKNRTCRRFYENHPVSKETLLSLVNLARLSASAANRQPLRYILSWEKARNDKIFPCLAWAAYLTDWTGPVEGERPAAYIIITGDTTITDNFWCDHGIVSQSMLLGAREAGLAGCLVGAFNEKKLREALGIPDHLKILLVLALGKPKEKVVIDVLGPDGDIRYWRDAHGVHHVPKRSLDDVIIEVVE, from the coding sequence ATGACGATTGAAGAACTGATCATTAAAAACCGGACCTGTCGCCGGTTTTACGAAAATCACCCGGTTTCAAAAGAAACGCTGCTGTCCCTGGTGAACCTGGCCCGGTTGTCGGCCTCGGCAGCCAACCGGCAGCCCCTGCGGTATATCCTTTCCTGGGAAAAAGCGCGCAATGACAAGATTTTCCCCTGCCTGGCCTGGGCCGCCTATCTGACGGACTGGACCGGCCCGGTCGAGGGGGAGCGGCCGGCGGCCTATATCATCATCACCGGCGACACCACCATCACCGACAATTTCTGGTGCGACCACGGGATCGTCAGCCAGAGCATGCTCCTCGGCGCCCGGGAAGCGGGCCTGGCCGGCTGCCTGGTCGGCGCTTTCAATGAAAAGAAGCTGCGGGAGGCGCTGGGGATTCCGGACCACTTAAAGATCCTGCTGGTGCTGGCCCTGGGAAAACCCAAGGAAAAGGTGGTCATCGACGTGTTGGGACCGGACGGCGATATCCGCTACTGGCGGGATGCCCACGGCGTTCACCACGTTCCCAAGCGGAGTCTGGATGATGTAATCATTGAGGTTGTTGAATAA
- a CDS encoding phosphoenolpyruvate carboxykinase (GTP) — MTQIDIARIIGGIGTLDEARKVFEKKMDAANLAKINKIKTEAALIKIANAIAMGQPDAVFVNSGSAEDKQWVRNHALEKGEEAPLAMKNHTIHFDLKDEQGRIIDRTYYIINEGEPISSLAKKMLRQQATEEVRAHMTGIMRGKTLIVGFYSRGPAGAPVSNPAIEITSSAYVTHSAEILYRNIFDRFDAEVKARGHFFANIHSEGKNRTEDLPNARVFMDRKDRTTYSFNCTYAGNTLMMKKGNHRFAVDKAVYEGQGLEAAEHMFITGIQGPGGRVTWCAGAAPSGCGKTTTAMAGNFFVGDDLAQMWIEKSDGSIRSINPECGIFGIVEDVNMEGDPMLMAKLRNEGAEVIWSNVLIDENKVPHWVGNGEIMPDKGFNFQGKWEKGMVDAKGKPVPPSHPNARCTISSTALANYSDKAEDPAGVETRIITYSGRDADTMPPVWVAPDSEYGVFIGACIVSAATATEVGASGVKRAPWANAPFIPGALGDYMASQFEFFGSKKIAADKRPIMAGLNYFLTDAARGGTSPKLLGEKKDVKVWLGWLERMAHGDVASIDTPIGRLPKYDDLKALFSSLINKPYSYELYEKQFSIYVDNILARLNLQEEAYRKDENIPDRFFEILNEQRKALEALKAKFGAIVKPKQLESM; from the coding sequence ATGACACAAATTGATATCGCACGGATCATCGGCGGCATCGGGACGCTGGATGAGGCCCGGAAGGTTTTTGAAAAGAAGATGGACGCGGCCAATCTGGCCAAAATCAATAAAATCAAAACCGAGGCGGCCCTGATCAAGATCGCCAACGCCATTGCCATGGGCCAGCCGGACGCGGTTTTTGTCAACTCCGGTTCGGCCGAGGACAAGCAGTGGGTCCGCAACCACGCCCTGGAAAAAGGCGAGGAAGCGCCCCTGGCCATGAAGAACCACACCATTCATTTTGATTTAAAGGACGAGCAGGGACGGATCATCGACCGGACCTACTATATCATCAATGAAGGCGAACCCATCAGTTCCCTGGCCAAGAAAATGCTCCGGCAGCAGGCTACCGAAGAGGTCCGCGCCCACATGACCGGCATCATGCGCGGCAAGACCCTGATCGTGGGATTTTACTCCCGGGGACCGGCCGGCGCGCCGGTCTCCAATCCGGCCATCGAAATTACTTCTTCGGCCTACGTTACCCACAGCGCCGAAATTCTCTACCGCAATATTTTCGACCGGTTTGACGCCGAAGTGAAGGCCCGGGGCCACTTCTTCGCCAACATTCACAGCGAAGGGAAAAACCGGACCGAGGACCTGCCCAACGCCCGGGTATTCATGGACAGAAAAGACCGCACCACCTACAGCTTCAACTGCACCTACGCCGGCAACACCCTGATGATGAAAAAAGGCAACCATCGCTTCGCGGTGGACAAGGCGGTTTACGAAGGCCAGGGTCTGGAAGCGGCCGAGCACATGTTTATTACCGGTATCCAGGGGCCCGGCGGCCGGGTGACCTGGTGCGCCGGCGCGGCCCCCAGCGGCTGCGGCAAGACCACCACCGCCATGGCCGGGAACTTTTTCGTGGGCGATGACCTGGCCCAGATGTGGATCGAAAAGAGCGATGGCTCCATCCGCTCCATCAACCCGGAGTGCGGCATCTTCGGCATTGTCGAGGACGTCAACATGGAAGGCGATCCCATGCTCATGGCCAAACTCAGAAACGAGGGGGCCGAGGTCATCTGGTCCAACGTGCTGATCGACGAGAACAAGGTCCCCCACTGGGTCGGCAACGGCGAAATCATGCCGGACAAGGGGTTTAACTTCCAGGGCAAATGGGAAAAGGGCATGGTCGACGCCAAGGGCAAGCCCGTGCCGCCGTCCCACCCCAACGCCCGCTGCACCATCTCCTCCACGGCCCTGGCCAACTACTCGGACAAGGCCGAGGACCCGGCCGGCGTGGAGACCCGGATCATCACCTACAGCGGCCGCGATGCCGACACCATGCCCCCGGTCTGGGTGGCCCCGGATTCCGAGTACGGCGTCTTTATCGGGGCCTGTATCGTTTCCGCGGCCACGGCCACGGAAGTCGGCGCCTCCGGCGTCAAGCGGGCGCCCTGGGCCAACGCGCCGTTTATTCCGGGCGCACTGGGAGACTACATGGCCTCCCAGTTCGAGTTCTTCGGCAGCAAAAAGATCGCCGCCGACAAGCGGCCCATCATGGCCGGGCTGAACTATTTTCTCACGGACGCGGCCCGGGGCGGAACATCGCCCAAACTCCTGGGCGAGAAAAAGGACGTCAAGGTCTGGCTGGGCTGGCTGGAGCGCATGGCCCACGGCGATGTCGCGTCCATTGACACGCCCATCGGCCGGCTGCCGAAATACGATGACCTTAAGGCCCTGTTCTCTTCGCTGATCAACAAGCCGTACTCCTACGAACTGTACGAAAAGCAGTTCTCGATTTACGTGGACAACATCCTGGCCCGGCTGAATCTGCAGGAAGAAGCCTACCGTAAGGACGAAAACATCCCCGACCGTTTCTTTGAAATCCTGAACGAGCAGAGAAAGGCACTGGAAGCGCTCAAGGCGAAGTTCGGCGCCATCGTCAAACCCAAGCAACTGGAAAGCATGTAG
- a CDS encoding NAD-dependent epimerase/dehydratase family protein: MKKILITGAAGNLGSLLARFILENEKDLKLILMRHQAKVPDDISESPGVTLRQADLSNPDTLYDCLDGVDIIVHFAGVLFKANPEKFLPVTNTRYFQNLVDVGKKKNVKKIILISFPHVEGPTGRNNPAIGRLDGQPVSVHATTRLEEEQYLFKEVEQPISLRAGMVYGQGILMIDAAQWFAKKWLLGVWKEPTEIHLISKTDFCRAVVAAVKNGDAKGIYHIGDEGDDTLQSFLDLACDAWGCKRPWRMPLWLIYAAAAGFEMASSIFGTKSPLTRDFIDIGRVSYFGDTSRFRRELLPDLTFRNIAEGLEELKA; this comes from the coding sequence ATGAAAAAAATTTTGATAACCGGAGCGGCAGGTAACCTGGGCAGCCTGCTGGCCAGATTCATTCTCGAAAATGAAAAAGATCTTAAACTGATTCTCATGCGGCACCAGGCAAAGGTACCCGATGATATCTCAGAGAGCCCGGGAGTGACTCTAAGACAAGCCGATCTTTCCAATCCGGATACGCTCTACGACTGCCTGGATGGCGTGGACATCATCGTCCATTTTGCCGGCGTGCTGTTTAAAGCCAATCCTGAAAAATTTCTCCCTGTAACCAACACCCGGTATTTCCAGAATCTGGTTGACGTTGGAAAGAAGAAGAATGTTAAAAAAATCATATTGATCAGTTTTCCGCATGTGGAGGGGCCTACCGGCCGAAATAATCCGGCCATCGGCAGGCTGGACGGTCAGCCCGTGTCGGTTCATGCCACAACGCGGCTCGAGGAAGAACAATACCTGTTTAAAGAGGTGGAACAACCCATATCTCTCCGGGCGGGCATGGTATACGGCCAGGGAATTTTGATGATCGATGCCGCGCAATGGTTCGCGAAAAAATGGCTTCTCGGGGTCTGGAAGGAACCGACGGAAATCCATCTGATCTCAAAAACCGATTTCTGCCGGGCGGTGGTGGCGGCCGTGAAGAACGGGGACGCCAAAGGCATTTATCATATCGGCGACGAGGGCGATGATACCCTCCAGTCCTTTCTCGATCTGGCCTGTGACGCCTGGGGCTGTAAAAGGCCATGGCGGATGCCGCTGTGGCTCATTTATGCCGCCGCCGCCGGATTTGAGATGGCTTCCAGTATTTTCGGCACCAAAAGTCCCCTGACCCGGGACTTTATCGATATCGGCCGTGTTTCTTACTTTGGCGATACGTCCCGTTTCAGACGAGAGTTGTTGCCCGACCTTACATTTCGGAATATTGCTGAGGGGCTCGAAGAACTGAAAGCATAA
- a CDS encoding AmpG family muropeptide MFS transporter codes for MFTRRMAAMFFLGFSSGFPFYIIKDVLKAWMTDAGIDLATIGLFSAVSLPYTLKFLWSPLMDRFVPPFFGRRRGWILIAQIGLVAAIAVLGQFDPGKSLIWIAIAAMAVSFFGASQDIALDAFRREYLSEEELGFGTGVWMNAWRLGMYVSVGLAFLTADARVDWATIHLLLAAMMVVGIVTTLMVREPDMPPEAPRSLQAAIIEPFTEFFRRDGAFIILLFILLYKLGDNMAGALNIPFILKMGFSKTEYLVIVKGIGMMGMFGGVLLGGALMIRLGIARSLWVFGAFQAVSTAGFALLVIIDHESRFWVAHRQSLLSAIVCFEFFSTGLGQAAYATYMAVKTNRQFTATQYALLTSLMAVPGALAAMVTGYMAEYLGWSGFYITCALLAVPGMLLLLKLAPWNATNRELDDGGSEK; via the coding sequence ATGTTCACCCGTCGCATGGCCGCCATGTTCTTTCTCGGCTTTTCCTCCGGCTTTCCGTTCTATATTATCAAAGACGTGCTCAAGGCCTGGATGACGGACGCCGGCATCGACCTGGCCACCATCGGCCTGTTCTCGGCGGTCAGCCTACCTTATACCCTCAAGTTCCTCTGGTCGCCCCTCATGGACCGGTTCGTGCCGCCTTTTTTCGGCCGCCGCCGGGGCTGGATCCTCATCGCCCAGATCGGACTGGTGGCCGCCATCGCCGTTCTGGGGCAGTTTGATCCCGGGAAATCCCTGATCTGGATCGCCATCGCGGCCATGGCCGTGTCGTTTTTCGGGGCCAGTCAGGACATTGCCCTGGACGCCTTCCGGCGGGAGTACCTCTCGGAGGAGGAACTGGGCTTCGGCACCGGTGTGTGGATGAACGCCTGGCGTCTGGGCATGTACGTGTCCGTTGGCCTGGCTTTTCTCACGGCCGACGCCCGCGTGGATTGGGCCACCATCCACCTGCTGCTGGCGGCCATGATGGTTGTGGGCATCGTCACCACCCTGATGGTGCGCGAGCCGGACATGCCGCCGGAAGCGCCGCGCTCCCTGCAGGCCGCCATCATCGAACCGTTTACCGAATTCTTCCGGCGGGACGGGGCTTTCATCATTCTGCTGTTCATCCTGCTCTATAAACTCGGGGACAACATGGCCGGCGCCCTGAACATTCCCTTTATCCTGAAAATGGGCTTTTCCAAAACCGAATATCTTGTTATTGTCAAGGGCATCGGCATGATGGGGATGTTCGGCGGCGTCCTGCTGGGCGGCGCGCTCATGATCCGCCTCGGCATTGCCCGGTCCCTGTGGGTATTCGGCGCGTTCCAGGCCGTTTCCACGGCCGGCTTTGCCCTGCTGGTCATTATCGATCATGAGTCCCGGTTCTGGGTCGCGCACCGCCAGTCCCTGCTCTCCGCCATTGTCTGCTTTGAATTTTTTTCCACCGGCCTGGGCCAGGCGGCCTACGCCACTTACATGGCGGTGAAAACCAACCGCCAGTTCACCGCCACCCAGTACGCCCTGCTGACCAGTCTCATGGCCGTGCCGGGCGCCCTGGCCGCCATGGTCACCGGGTATATGGCGGAGTATCTGGGCTGGAGCGGGTTTTACATAACCTGCGCCCTGCTGGCCGTTCCCGGCATGCTGCTGCTCTTAAAACTGGCGCCCTGGAACGCCACCAACCGGGAACTGGATGATGGAGGATCGGAAAAATGA
- a CDS encoding DUF6178 family protein, protein MKAIQKKITALAEERRRILALPPGQAMDAIISSPDGQAIVHSMADQDFHLLVNGIGPDDALELLSLASNRQWEYILDMEAWNREQIESKPVVTWFNLLMEADEDRFVTWMLTEKIDFLELFLNYNIESGFRAHDQDASEISDDYFTFDDIHYVRFVRREHPGSVVNKEDVAFRDDVLFRFLRKVAEKDHPAFQAILAYAANVLPAEAEEEAYRLRSVRLAEKGLLPFAEAVGIYQPVRSGTPLPKKRKGVAVVDIRLPVPVTPSGLPDRETVFSRALALIDSSQTLLELQAEFAALCNRLAVADQLTIREKRDLEHIVRKACGYLHIGFTELTGQTLPDPVRAAALMAGHFLADIFKTGYSRVTAVKSRAEKWYRNSWCRKNNLPVSFWGEERQGILGGLLVKRPLFCDAQRNGMFREFEGPADVAVAQRALDQVMTLDALLSVMGLDLSPVSQEVLTVENLLLTLWARHHLGLPEIVDFIDIREFRPFLKELLGDDAGQPVPAIGDDMKESFAFWLAGRTGRAPEDIIQDAGPVLESFFSGIVEEYGAVPPESLDPKFIDLFLVC, encoded by the coding sequence ATGAAAGCCATTCAGAAGAAGATCACGGCCCTGGCCGAAGAACGGCGGCGCATTCTGGCTCTGCCGCCCGGACAGGCCATGGACGCCATCATCAGCTCACCGGACGGCCAGGCCATCGTCCACTCCATGGCCGACCAGGATTTTCACCTGCTGGTCAACGGAATCGGCCCGGATGACGCCCTGGAGCTGCTGTCCCTGGCGTCCAACCGGCAATGGGAATATATCCTGGACATGGAGGCCTGGAACCGGGAGCAGATCGAAAGCAAGCCGGTGGTCACCTGGTTCAACCTGCTCATGGAGGCGGATGAAGACCGGTTTGTTACCTGGATGCTAACGGAGAAGATCGACTTTCTGGAGTTGTTTCTGAACTACAATATCGAAAGCGGTTTCCGGGCCCACGACCAGGATGCCTCTGAAATCAGCGACGACTATTTTACTTTTGACGACATCCATTATGTCCGCTTTGTCCGCCGGGAGCATCCCGGTTCGGTCGTTAATAAGGAGGACGTGGCTTTCCGCGACGACGTGCTCTTTCGCTTTCTGCGCAAAGTGGCGGAAAAGGATCACCCGGCTTTTCAGGCGATTCTGGCCTATGCCGCCAATGTGCTGCCGGCCGAAGCCGAGGAGGAAGCCTACCGGCTGCGAAGCGTCCGGCTGGCTGAAAAAGGGCTGCTGCCCTTTGCGGAAGCCGTCGGTATTTACCAGCCGGTCCGGTCCGGTACACCGCTGCCAAAAAAACGCAAAGGCGTGGCGGTGGTGGATATCCGCCTCCCGGTTCCGGTCACGCCTTCCGGCCTGCCCGACCGCGAAACGGTTTTTTCGCGTGCCCTGGCCCTGATCGACTCGTCGCAAACCCTGCTCGAACTTCAGGCCGAATTCGCCGCCCTGTGTAACCGGTTGGCCGTGGCCGATCAGTTGACGATCCGGGAAAAACGCGATTTGGAACACATTGTCCGCAAGGCCTGCGGCTATCTTCATATCGGGTTTACCGAACTCACCGGGCAGACCCTGCCGGATCCGGTCCGGGCGGCGGCGCTCATGGCCGGCCATTTTCTGGCCGATATTTTTAAAACCGGCTACAGCCGTGTCACGGCCGTCAAGAGCCGGGCCGAAAAATGGTACCGGAACAGCTGGTGCCGGAAAAACAACCTGCCGGTCAGTTTCTGGGGGGAAGAGCGTCAGGGAATCCTGGGCGGGCTGCTGGTCAAGCGGCCGCTTTTCTGCGATGCCCAACGTAACGGCATGTTCCGGGAGTTTGAAGGCCCGGCGGACGTGGCCGTGGCCCAGAGAGCCCTGGATCAGGTCATGACGCTGGACGCCCTGCTGTCGGTGATGGGCCTTGATCTTTCCCCGGTGTCACAGGAGGTGCTGACGGTCGAAAACCTGCTGCTGACCCTCTGGGCCAGGCACCATCTGGGGCTGCCGGAGATTGTGGATTTTATCGATATCCGGGAGTTCCGCCCGTTTCTCAAGGAACTCCTGGGTGATGACGCCGGGCAGCCGGTTCCGGCCATCGGCGATGACATGAAGGAATCCTTTGCCTTCTGGCTGGCCGGCCGGACAGGCCGGGCGCCGGAAGACATCATTCAGGATGCCGGCCCGGTTCTGGAATCCTTTTTTTCCGGCATCGTGGAGGAGTACGGCGCGGTACCGCCGGAATCCCTGGACCCCAAATTCATCGACCTGTTCCTGGTGTGCTGA
- a CDS encoding biotin--[acetyl-CoA-carboxylase] ligase, giving the protein MTDLISAPDIPWPWAFPGRQDRIHYFPRTGSTMDDARRLADRGCPHMTVVIAGVQTKGRGRMDRTWASDDGGLYFTMVIKPEGVVRPAEAVKFNFMASLALAETIREECRVDARVKWPNDLMVEGRKLSGMLSEMEAPDGVIDYVNIGIGLNVNNDPPAIDPPPVSLRSLTGRSFSRIRILGLFLDRFEALLQNRPDFAAVMTGWKKYAGSLNREVTIVTLRETLHGFAEDVDGQGALVLRLADGTRRTVCCGDCFYG; this is encoded by the coding sequence ATGACCGACCTGATATCCGCCCCTGATATCCCCTGGCCCTGGGCGTTTCCGGGCCGGCAGGACCGGATTCATTATTTCCCGCGAACCGGCTCCACCATGGACGACGCCCGCCGCCTGGCGGACCGGGGCTGCCCTCATATGACCGTGGTAATCGCCGGCGTTCAGACCAAGGGGCGCGGGAGGATGGACCGGACCTGGGCCTCGGACGACGGCGGGCTTTATTTTACCATGGTGATAAAGCCGGAAGGGGTGGTCCGGCCGGCGGAGGCCGTCAAATTCAATTTCATGGCCTCTCTGGCCCTGGCGGAGACCATCCGGGAGGAGTGCCGCGTCGACGCCCGGGTCAAATGGCCCAATGACCTGATGGTCGAGGGCCGGAAACTGTCGGGCATGCTTTCCGAAATGGAGGCCCCGGACGGCGTCATCGATTATGTGAATATCGGCATCGGCCTTAACGTCAACAACGACCCGCCGGCCATTGATCCCCCACCCGTCTCTCTCCGCTCCCTGACCGGCCGGTCATTCTCCCGGATCAGAATCCTCGGTCTTTTTCTGGACCGCTTCGAGGCGCTGCTGCAAAACCGCCCGGATTTTGCCGCCGTCATGACCGGATGGAAAAAATACGCCGGCAGCCTCAACCGCGAGGTGACCATCGTCACCCTCAGGGAAACCCTGCATGGATTTGCCGAGGACGTGGACGGCCAGGGCGCGCTGGTCCTGCGTCTTGCCGACGGAACGCGGCGGACCGTCTGCTGCGGGGACTGCTTTTACGGGTAA
- a CDS encoding DsrE family protein, protein MQVLFIIKSDDAETVYNAMRLANTGVKKGDDVSVFMLGKGVLFEQISTEAFPVAGEIERFEGDFYVUGVCMKAHGLVGNKTCPIAWMDDLYGLMAEADKVLTF, encoded by the coding sequence ATGCAGGTTCTCTTTATCATCAAATCCGATGACGCTGAAACCGTGTATAACGCCATGCGCCTGGCCAATACCGGGGTGAAAAAAGGCGATGACGTCAGCGTGTTCATGCTGGGCAAAGGCGTCCTGTTCGAGCAGATCAGCACCGAGGCCTTTCCCGTGGCCGGGGAGATCGAACGGTTCGAAGGAGATTTCTATGTTTGAGGGGTGTGCATGAAAGCCCACGGTCTGGTGGGCAATAAAACCTGCCCCATCGCCTGGATGGACGACCTGTATGGCCTGATGGCGGAAGCCGACAAGGTGCTGACGTTTTAG
- a CDS encoding outer membrane lipoprotein-sorting protein, protein MMVKRFSDMLLKNFGRLNCWSMAAFLAALAVVCPPPCPAADDDPRARAVMEKVDARDDGDNMVADMKMILIDKNGKTRERIMRTFSKDVGPDTYQIIFFTEPAQVKDTGFLTYDYDDPNKDDDQWLYLPALKKTKRIAASDKTDSFMGSDFSYADMTEAELENYNYKLIKEDEVYGSKVWVIEAVPVNQKVIDTFGYSKSLIFVRQDNFVIVRAVLWLADSSDVKYMDVKKLDQVDGIWVAAETHMTVKKGDETVHQTIMLRNNVAFNQKLEEGLFTERSLEKGL, encoded by the coding sequence ATGATGGTAAAACGTTTCAGCGACATGCTTTTAAAAAACTTCGGGCGTTTAAACTGCTGGTCGATGGCGGCCTTTCTGGCGGCCCTGGCCGTTGTCTGTCCGCCGCCCTGCCCGGCGGCTGATGATGACCCCCGGGCCCGGGCGGTCATGGAAAAGGTGGACGCGCGGGATGACGGCGACAATATGGTGGCCGACATGAAGATGATCCTGATCGACAAGAACGGCAAGACCCGCGAGCGCATCATGCGGACCTTCAGCAAGGACGTGGGGCCGGACACCTATCAGATCATCTTTTTTACCGAACCGGCCCAGGTCAAGGACACCGGTTTTCTGACCTATGATTACGACGACCCCAATAAGGATGACGACCAGTGGCTGTATCTGCCGGCCTTAAAGAAAACCAAGCGCATCGCCGCCAGCGACAAGACCGACTCCTTCATGGGATCGGATTTTTCCTACGCGGACATGACCGAAGCCGAGCTCGAAAACTATAACTACAAGCTGATCAAGGAGGACGAGGTTTACGGCAGCAAGGTCTGGGTGATTGAGGCCGTGCCCGTCAACCAGAAGGTCATCGATACCTTCGGTTACAGCAAGTCACTGATTTTCGTGCGCCAGGACAATTTCGTCATTGTCCGGGCGGTACTCTGGCTGGCGGACAGCAGCGACGTTAAATACATGGACGTTAAGAAGCTGGACCAGGTGGACGGCATCTGGGTGGCGGCCGAAACCCACATGACGGTCAAAAAAGGGGATGAAACGGTTCATCAGACCATCATGCTCAGAAACAATGTCGCCTTCAACCAGAAGCTGGAAGAAGGGCTGTTTACCGAACGCAGTCTGGAAAAAGGGTTGTAG